A section of the Aneurinibacillus migulanus genome encodes:
- a CDS encoding glycosyltransferase, translating into MITISLCMIVKNEEETLERCLNSVKDIVDEINIVDTGSTDRTVEIAKRFTDRVFHYTWTGDFAAARNHSFTFATMDYILYLDADDVLLEEDRIKLMELKENLDPSVDSVSMYYNAGMDEYGNVTLRYRRNRLLKRTKNFQWRGDCHNYLEVHGHIINSDIAVTHKKIKHSVRRNLGIYEQKIARGDTFTARDYFYYGNELRENGHYEKAIESYQNNLSLKEGWVEDKIHACIFMGDCYRSLGDYPNELTSLLKSFQYAKPKAEAVCRIGYHFLRKKDYKTAAPWFEFATQLTNDSEQWSFSYPAYHTWYPHLQLCICYYYLGDYQKAYEHNEEARKYRPEDNSVLHNKHLLESKHGILATNK; encoded by the coding sequence ATGATTACGATCAGCCTATGCATGATTGTCAAAAACGAAGAAGAAACGTTAGAGAGATGTTTGAATTCAGTTAAAGATATCGTTGACGAAATTAACATTGTCGATACCGGGTCTACTGACCGCACAGTGGAAATTGCAAAGCGATTTACAGATCGTGTATTCCACTATACATGGACAGGAGATTTCGCAGCTGCAAGAAACCATTCCTTCACCTTTGCCACTATGGATTATATATTATATCTCGACGCAGACGATGTATTATTGGAGGAAGATCGGATAAAACTCATGGAGTTAAAAGAAAACCTCGATCCTTCCGTCGATTCTGTATCCATGTATTACAACGCTGGTATGGATGAATACGGAAATGTGACATTACGATACAGACGAAACCGATTGCTGAAAAGAACGAAGAATTTTCAATGGCGTGGGGACTGTCATAACTATTTAGAAGTTCACGGACATATAATCAATTCGGATATAGCTGTAACCCATAAAAAAATAAAACACTCCGTAAGAAGAAACTTAGGCATCTATGAACAAAAAATCGCCAGAGGAGATACGTTTACGGCAAGAGACTATTTTTATTATGGGAATGAGTTAAGAGAAAACGGACATTATGAAAAGGCAATTGAAAGTTATCAAAACAACCTCTCTTTAAAAGAAGGATGGGTCGAAGACAAAATACATGCTTGTATTTTTATGGGGGATTGTTATCGGAGTCTAGGTGATTATCCAAACGAATTGACCTCATTGTTAAAGAGCTTTCAATATGCAAAACCAAAAGCGGAAGCTGTTTGCCGGATTGGATATCATTTTCTGCGTAAAAAAGACTATAAAACGGCAGCTCCTTGGTTCGAATTTGCAACGCAGTTAACAAACGATTCCGAGCAATGGAGCTTTAGTTATCCTGCCTACCATACCTGGTATCCCCACCTTCAACTATGCATTTGTTATTATTATTTAGGCGATTATCAGAAAGCATATGAGCACAATGAGGAAGCCCGTAAGTATAGACCGGAAGATAACAGCGTACTTCATAATAAACATTTATTGGAATCGAAACATGGAATACTTGCAACAAATAAGTAA